A genomic region of Colletes latitarsis isolate SP2378_abdomen chromosome 7, iyColLati1, whole genome shotgun sequence contains the following coding sequences:
- the LOC143343274 gene encoding uncharacterized protein LOC143343274 encodes MNTIVVLVAIAGICTAAPQYYLPSGAVYPHPANLLTSALEDTLPNHLRNDFYKNPRIAARLAQESWFINKEMQVIDRDTDKIPREKIYNVLHNAGFVQK; translated from the exons ATGAATACGATTGTTGTGCTCGTCGCCATTGCGGGAATATGCACGGCTGCGCCACAATATTATCTTCCTTCCGGAGCCGTGTACCCACATCCGGCCAATTTGCTAACCTCAGCGCTAGAGGACACTTTGCCCAACCACCTGCGGAACGATTTCtacaaaaatcccagaatcgcaGCCAGGCTGGCGCAGGAATCGTGGTTTATTAATAAAGAAATGCAG GTAATCGATCGCGACACAGATAAAATTCCACGTGAAAAAATCTACAACGTTCTCCACAATGCAGGATTCGTGCAAAAATAA
- the Alpha-phers gene encoding phenylalanine--tRNA ligase alpha subunit isoform X2 produces MTKQLTDQILEYLDKYGEVTSFDLADVFKENHQKIIGAIKSLEAIGDLITAENVSTKKWELTSEGQHVVSYGSHEAAVYNSIPDDGISQSEIMQSVPFAKVGFSKALLAGWIEIDKTSGTAIVKKKVSSIEDTTQIHLKDLTNLTDRLRSDYKKRKLIQEVVIKSILLGKGPNFMTKVEKLETELTADLLVNGAWKNKKFKPYNFSALGSALEVGHLHPLLKVRNEFRKIFLEMGFTEMPTNNFVESSFWNFDALFQPQQHPARDAHDTFFVSEPSHSTNFPMEYLEKVKRVHSEGGYGSMGYRYEWKIEEAQKNLLRTHTTAVSARMLYKLVQEGGFKPVKYFSIDRVFRNETLDATHLAEFHQIEGVVANYNLTLGDLIGILYEFFKKLGITQLEFKPAYNPYTEPSMEIFCYHNGLNKWIEIGNSGMFRPEMLLPMGLPDNVNVIAWGLSLERPTMIKYGLNNIRDLVGSKVDMEMVYNNPICRLNK; encoded by the exons ATGACAAAACAATTGACCGACCAGATTTTGGAATATTTGGATAAGTACGGCGAAGTAACTTCTTTTGATCTGGCAGATGTTTTTAAAGAAAACCATCAGAAAATAATTGGTGCCATAAAAAGTTTGGAAGCAATTGGTGAC TTGATCACAGCTGAGAATGTGAGCACAAAAAAGTGGGAATTAACGTCAGAGGGACAACACGTGGTAAGCTATGGGAGCCATGAAGCAGCAGTTTATAATTCAATCCCTGATGATGGTATATCCCAGTCCGAAATTATGCAATCCGTACCATTTGCCAAAGTTGGATTCTCGAAAGCATTACTGGCTGGCTGGATAGAAATTGACAAAACTAGCGGAACAGCTATAGTAAAGAAGAAAGTATCATCCATCGAGGACACTACACAGATTCATTTGAAGGATCTAACAAACCTGACCGATCGTCTTAGAAGCGACTACAAAAAGAGGAAACTCATTCAAGAAGT GGTTATTAAGTCAATACTGTTGGGGAAAGGCCCAAACTTTATGACAAAGGTTGAAAAATTAGAAACAGAATTGACTGCAGATTTACTGGTGAATGGTGcttggaaaaataaaaaattcaaaccGTACAATTTTTCGGCGCTTGGCTCTGCTCTTGAAGTAGGACACTTGCATCCACTTTTGAAAGTTAGAAAtgaatttagaaaaattttccTTGAAATGGg ATTCACAGAAATGCCCACGAATAATTTCGTGGAAAGTTCTTTCTGGAACTTTGATGCTTTGTTTCAACCCCAACAACATCCAGCTAGAGACGCCCATGATACTTTTTTTGTATCCG AGCCGTCGCATAGTACAAATTTTCCAATGGAATATTTAGAGAAAGTAAAACGCGTTCATAGCGAAGGGGGTTACGGGTCTATGGGGTATCGTTACGAGTGGAAAATAGAGGAAGCCCAGAAGAACCTTCTTCGCACTCATACGACCGCTGTTAGCGCTAGAATGCTTTACAAGCTTGTACAAGAG GGTggtttcaaaccagtgaaatattTTAGCATCGATCGAGTATTTCGTAACGAAACTCTGGATGCTACGCATCTAGCAGAATTTCACCAAATCGAAGGTGTAGTCGCTAATTATAATCTTACGTTAGGCGATCTAATAGGGATTCtatacgaattttttaaaaaacttgGTATTACGCAACTTGAGTTCAAACCCGCGTATAATCCGTACACCGAACCGAGCATGGAAATTTTCTGTTATCACAATGGCCTGAATAAGTGGATAGAAATTGGTAATAGTGGAatgttcaggccagaaatgttgttACCAATGGGATTACCCGATAATGTGAACGTAATCGCATGGGGATTGTCCCTAGAAAG GCCGACTATGATTAAATACGGATTAAACAATATACGAGATTTGGTAGGATCGAAAGTGGATATGGAAATGGTTTATAACAATCCTATTTGTCGCTTAAACAAGTAA
- the LOC143343273 gene encoding NAD-dependent protein deacylase Sirt4, whose amino-acid sequence MNTIHAGMCRTVRKMGALTILFRTYETDLPFVPKCKQAKDAELLKLKEFINNHNDICILTGAGISTESGLPDYRSESVGLYAKSSRRPVLYKDFCKSDVIRRRYWARNYVGWPRFSSIKPNNTHKVLKTLEDANKIKCIVTQNVDNLHAKAGSRRVIELHGTAFRVMCLNCDRRICRHLFQDSLDKLNPNIIASSQMIRPDGDVDLSHEQVEGFVVPPCEECGGILKPDIIFFGDNVPRQIVESVKYNVKYSDSLLVLGSTLTTYSGYRIALQANEIGIPIAILNIGETRADSLANIKMEGRCGDVLTRICRMIDSCEVFTEG is encoded by the exons atgaacaccatTCACGCAGGAATGTGTAGAACTGTTCGTAAAATGGGAGCACTTACGATATTAT TTAGAACGTACGAAACAGACCTTCCATTTGTACCAAAATGCAAACAAGCAAAGGATGCAGAATTGctaaaattaaaagaatttattaataatcatAATGACATTTGCATATTGACAGGAGCAGGAATTTCTACAGAAAGTGGTCTTCCTGATTATAGATCTGAGAGTGTTGGGCTCTATGCAAAGAGCAGTCGTAGACCGGTACTTTACAAAGATTTTTGCAAAAGTGATGTTATTCGAAGACGTTATTGGGCAAGGAATTATGTAGGTTGGCCAAG ATTTTCCTCCATTAAGCCAAATAACACCCACAAAGTATTGAAAACATTAGAGgatgcaaataaaataaaatgcatCGTCACTCAAAATGTGGATAACTTGCATGCAAAAGCAGGTAGTAGGAGAGTCATAGAATTACATGGGACAGCTTTTAGAGTAATGTGTCTTAACTGCGATCGACGAATATGTAGACACTTGTTTCAAGATAGTTTAGACAAGCTAAATCCAAACATAATAGCATCTAGTCAAATGATAAGACCTGATGGGGATGTAGATCTGTCGCAT GAACAAGTGGAAGGATTTGTTGTTCCcccgtgcgaagaatgcggcggTATCTTAAAGCCCGACATTATATTTTTCGGCGATAATGTACCGCGTCAAATAGTGGAAAGCGTGAAATATAATGTGAAATATTCCGACTCGTTATTGGTTCTGGGTTCTACGTTGACCACATATTCCGGGTATAGGATAGCGTTGCAAGCTAATGAAATTGGAATACCAATAGCCATATTGAATATCGGTGAAACTAGGGCGGACAGTCTTGCAAACATCAAAATGGAAGGTAGATGCGGCGACGTACTTACAAGGATTTGTAGGATGATTGATTCATGTGAAGTATTTACAGAAGGAtaa
- the Alpha-phers gene encoding phenylalanine--tRNA ligase alpha subunit isoform X1 encodes MTKQLTDQILEYLDKYGEVTSFDLADVFKENHQKIIGAIKSLEAIGDLITAENVSTKKWELTSEGQHVVSYGSHEAAVYNSIPDDGISQSEIMQSVPFAKVGFSKALLAGWIEIDKTSGTAIVKKKVSSIEDTTQIHLKDLTNLTDRLRSDYKKRKLIQEVVIKSILLGKGPNFMTKVEKLETELTADLLVNGAWKNKKFKPYNFSALGSALEVGHLHPLLKVRNEFRKIFLEMGFTEMPTNNFVESSFWNFDALFQPQQHPARDAHDTFFVSEPSHSTNFPMEYLEKVKRVHSEGGYGSMGYRYEWKIEEAQKNLLRTHTTAVSARMLYKLVQEGGFKPVKYFSIDRVFRNETLDATHLAEFHQIEGVVANYNLTLGDLIGILYEFFKKLGITQLEFKPAYNPYTEPSMEIFCYHNGLNKWIEIGNSGMFRPEMLLPMGLPDNVNVIAWGLSLERPTMIKYGLNNIRDLVGSKVDMEMVYNNPICRLNKTSRNSLQRQKLEGQKQKSIAQESDERESKRCDVDRLGKFDKQKLVIFCNPSYPIKFIESFCGLMKPHISINVSMHTHSSIQHLPNDLATFCSEYRNNDQDIDLDLTIIWKQIGIDPIMRLPGMHQILGEVNIARYLNRLIESYNPRILRYESNGALYANQIDYYLEKVHSMLHGHELKGIQKKSRYLMGEDMSIVDIILKSLEKHKLPERK; translated from the exons ATGACAAAACAATTGACCGACCAGATTTTGGAATATTTGGATAAGTACGGCGAAGTAACTTCTTTTGATCTGGCAGATGTTTTTAAAGAAAACCATCAGAAAATAATTGGTGCCATAAAAAGTTTGGAAGCAATTGGTGAC TTGATCACAGCTGAGAATGTGAGCACAAAAAAGTGGGAATTAACGTCAGAGGGACAACACGTGGTAAGCTATGGGAGCCATGAAGCAGCAGTTTATAATTCAATCCCTGATGATGGTATATCCCAGTCCGAAATTATGCAATCCGTACCATTTGCCAAAGTTGGATTCTCGAAAGCATTACTGGCTGGCTGGATAGAAATTGACAAAACTAGCGGAACAGCTATAGTAAAGAAGAAAGTATCATCCATCGAGGACACTACACAGATTCATTTGAAGGATCTAACAAACCTGACCGATCGTCTTAGAAGCGACTACAAAAAGAGGAAACTCATTCAAGAAGT GGTTATTAAGTCAATACTGTTGGGGAAAGGCCCAAACTTTATGACAAAGGTTGAAAAATTAGAAACAGAATTGACTGCAGATTTACTGGTGAATGGTGcttggaaaaataaaaaattcaaaccGTACAATTTTTCGGCGCTTGGCTCTGCTCTTGAAGTAGGACACTTGCATCCACTTTTGAAAGTTAGAAAtgaatttagaaaaattttccTTGAAATGGg ATTCACAGAAATGCCCACGAATAATTTCGTGGAAAGTTCTTTCTGGAACTTTGATGCTTTGTTTCAACCCCAACAACATCCAGCTAGAGACGCCCATGATACTTTTTTTGTATCCG AGCCGTCGCATAGTACAAATTTTCCAATGGAATATTTAGAGAAAGTAAAACGCGTTCATAGCGAAGGGGGTTACGGGTCTATGGGGTATCGTTACGAGTGGAAAATAGAGGAAGCCCAGAAGAACCTTCTTCGCACTCATACGACCGCTGTTAGCGCTAGAATGCTTTACAAGCTTGTACAAGAG GGTggtttcaaaccagtgaaatattTTAGCATCGATCGAGTATTTCGTAACGAAACTCTGGATGCTACGCATCTAGCAGAATTTCACCAAATCGAAGGTGTAGTCGCTAATTATAATCTTACGTTAGGCGATCTAATAGGGATTCtatacgaattttttaaaaaacttgGTATTACGCAACTTGAGTTCAAACCCGCGTATAATCCGTACACCGAACCGAGCATGGAAATTTTCTGTTATCACAATGGCCTGAATAAGTGGATAGAAATTGGTAATAGTGGAatgttcaggccagaaatgttgttACCAATGGGATTACCCGATAATGTGAACGTAATCGCATGGGGATTGTCCCTAGAAAG GCCGACTATGATTAAATACGGATTAAACAATATACGAGATTTGGTAGGATCGAAAGTGGATATGGAAATGGTTTATAACAATCCTATTTGTCGCTTAAACAA GACCAGCCGCAATTCTTTGCAAAGACAAAAGCTCGAGGGCCAAAAACAAAAATCGATAGCGCAAGAATCGGACGAGCGCGAAAGTAAACGTTGCGATGTTGATCGTCTAGGGAAATTCGATAAACAGAAACTAGTGATATTTTGCAATCCAAGTTATCCAATCAAGTTTATAGAATCATTCTGTGGCCTCATGAAACCTCACATTAGTATTAACGTGTCGATGCACACGCACTCCAGCATTCAACATTTGCCAAACGATTTGGCAACGTTCTGTTCGGAATATCGAAACAATGACCAGGATATCGATCTGGATCTGACGATAATTTGGAAACAAATTGGAATCGATCCGATAATGCGGTTACCGGGAATGCATCAAATACTAGGCGAGGTAAACATAGCTCGatatcttaatcgattgatcgAAAGTTACAATCCGCGTATATTACGATACGAAAGTAATGGCGCATTATACGCGAATCAAATAGATTATTATTTAGAAAAAGTGCACAGCATGTTGCACGGACATGAGCTTAAAGGTATTCAAAAGAAATCACGTTACCTAATGGGCGAGGACATGTCTATCGTCGACATAATTTTGAAATCCCTCGAAAAGCATAAATTGCCCGAACGGAAATGA
- the Cct6 gene encoding chaperonin containing TCP1 subunit 6 has product MAAISLLNPKAEFARAAQALAVNISAAKGTQDVMKTNLGPKGTMKMLVSGAGDIKITKDGNVLLQEMQIQHPTASLIARASTAQDDITGDGTTSTVLIIGELLKQADIYISEGLHPRMLTEGFDLAKTKTLEVLDSMKIPIEPIKESLLSVARTSLRTKVHSSIADKLAEICVDAVLAIRQENQDIDLHMVELMEMQHRTAADSTLVRGIVTDHGSRHPDMPKKVTNAYILTCNVSMEYEKSEVNSGFFYKTAEEREKLVGAERQFIDKRVKKIIELKKKLCDGTDKSFVIINQKGIDPPSLDMLAKENILALRRAKRRNMERLALACGGTAMNSFDDLQEEHLGWAGLVYEHVLGETKYTFIEECKKPNSVTILLKGPHKHTLEQLKDAVRDGLRAIKNAIDDGAVIPGAGAFEVAASKVLKQHVGKVKGKQRLGVEAYAEALLIIPKILAVNSGFDAQDTIVKLFEEAAALQEPVGLDISTGEVLKPVDAGIYDNYNVKKQIINSCTIIASNLLLVDEIMKAGLSSLKG; this is encoded by the exons ATGGCTGCGATTAGTTTATTAAATCCGAAAGCCGAATTTGCGAGGGCCGCCCAGGCGTTGGCCGTGAATATATCGGCCGCAAAAGGGACTCAAGATGTAATGAAAACGAATCTAGGGCCGAAAGGCACGATGAAAAT GTTGGTCTCTGGAGCAGGTGACATTAAAATTACAAAAGATGGAAACGTACTATTGCAGGAAATGCAAATACAACATCCTACTGCATCTCTGATTGCCAGAGCATCTACTGCTCAAGATGATATTACTGGAGATGGTACAACCAGTACTGTATTAATCATTGGAGAACTTCTTAAGCAAGCAGATATTTACATATCCGAGGGTCTTCATCCTAGAATGCTTACAGAAGGTTTTGATTTAGCTAAAACTAAAACTTTGGAAGTACTGGACTCCATGAAAATTCCAATTGAACCTATAAAAGAAAGCCTGCTTAGTGTTGCTAGAACATCTCTTAGAACCAAAGTTCATTCTTCTATAGCTGATAAATTGGCAGAAATCTGTGTGGATGCTGTCTTGGCTATCAGGCAAGAGAATCAAGATATTGATCTGCACATGGTTGAGCTTATGGAAATGCAACACAGAACAGCAGCAGACTCTACTTTAGTTCGTGGTATTGTAACAGATCATGGATCCAGACATCCAGACATGCCTAAAAAAGTTACAAATGCCTATATCTTGACTTGCAATGTCAGCATGGAGTATGAAAAGAGCGAG GTAAACAGCGGTTTCTTCTATAAAACCGCCGAAGAACGGGAAAAGCTCGTGGGGGCTGAGCGTCAATTTATCGACAAACGCGTAAAGAAGATAATCGAATTGAAAAAGAAACTGTGCGACGGAACGGACAAATCGTTCGTCATTATAAATCAGAAGGGCATCGATCCGCCATCCTTGGACATGCTCGCGAAAGAAAACATCCTAGCTTTGCGCAGAGCAAAACGTAGAAATATGGAGCGTTTGGCTCTGGCGTGCGGTGGAACGGCTATGAATTCGTTCGACGATTTGCAAGAAGAACATTTAGGATGGGCTGGACTCGTATACGAACACGTATTG GGAGAAACAAAATATACGTTCATAGAAGAGTGCAAGAAACCAAATTCAGTGACCATTCTCTTAAAG GGACCGCATAAACACACTTTGGAGCAATTGAAAGATGCCGTTCGAGATGGTCTTAGAGCTATCAAGAATGCTATCGACGATGGCGCGGTTATTCCCGGTGCCGGTGCTTTCGAAGTGGCTGCTAGCAAGGTACTTAAACAGCATGTAGGAAAAGTAAAAGGAAAACAACGGTTGGGCGTGGAAGCATACGCGGAAGCTTTGCTTATAATTCCAAAAATTCTTG CTGTAAATAGCGGATTCGATGCACAAGATACGATTGTTAAATTATTCGAGGAAGCGGCTGCATTGCAAGAACCAGTAGGATTAGATATTTCGACGGGTGAAGTATTGAAACCCGTAGACGCAGGCATTTATGACAATTATAACGTgaagaaacaaataattaactcCTG CACGATCATCGCCAGCAATCTGCTTTTGGTCGATGAAATAATGAAAGCAGGACTATCGTCTCTGAAAGGGTAA